The Penicillium psychrofluorescens genome assembly, chromosome: 2 nucleotide sequence TTGATCATTGGCGCTTTGTTCGAGCGATTCCCGCGCGAGCACCCCTTGAGCGAGGTCGTCTTTCTGCTGCACGATGGTGGTATGCTCAATGTCGCCCTGGATGCTCTGGCAGACAAGGGCACTGTGGTGCGCGATTCGGCCCAGTACGCCATCGATGCTCTGTTCGCTTCGCTCAGCCCCGAGGCGATGATCAACGCGCTCTTGCCGGCTCTGCAGCAGTACATTGGCAAGGGATCTGGCAAGTGGCAGGGCTTTGTTGGCGCCTATAAACTGCTTGAAAAGATGGCCGTCAAGGCGCAAATTGGTAATGGatccaaggaggaggaactGCAGAAGGATCTGCTGCGCGAGGCTATGGGCAAGACTCTTAAGGAGCTCATTCCCATCGTCGAGTCCGGCATGCATGACCTGAAGCCCGAAGTCGCCAAACAGTCCACCAAGACGATGACTGCCTTGACCACTCTTCTCTCAAACGACGACGTTGCTCCTCGCATCCCGCTGCTCATCAAGACTATGGAGCAGCCTTCGGAGAAGACCCTGCAGAATGCGATCCACGCTCTCTCCCAGACCACCTTCGTCGCTATTGTTACCTCTCCCGTTCTGGCGCTTCTGACTCCGCTGCTTGAACGGTCCCTGAACTCCCCCCGGACCCCGCAGGAAACCCTTCGGCAAACCGTTGTTGTGGTGGAGAACTTGACCAAGCTGGTTCATGACCCGGCGGAGGCGCGGACTTTCCTCCCCAAGCTTCAGCCCGGTGTAAAGTCTGTCAAGGACCGTGCCTCGCTGCCCGAGGTCCGGGAACTGGCCACGCGCGCTCTCGATGtcatcgagaaggccatggccgacaacGAGGTTGCCTCGGGCTCTATCGTCAAGACCACTCCTGAAGACGTTCTTGCCGTGTTGAGCCCAAAGATCCAGGAGCACGGCGGTCTGCGCGGCTTCGGCGATGCCAAGTTCCACGATTTGGTCAAGTCTTTCATCGCTGGTATGGTTCGGGAAGATGTCAACTGCCGCATGCACAATCGCATCCCCGCTTGCATCGGTCCATACCTTCGCGGCCTGGTTGCCGATAACCAGTCAGACGCGATTGCCGAGGCTGTACAGGCGCACTTTATTGAAGAAGACCACCGCAAGTTCGGCAAGCCTGTTCAGGAGGATCCGAATGCGGTCGAAATCGTCAACGCCGACTTCTCCCTTGCCTACGGAGGCATGCTGCTGCTTTCTCACACCAACCTACGCTTGCTGAAAGGCCATCGCTACGGTCTCTGTGGCCGCAACGGTTGCGGAAAGTCGACGCTGATGCGCAGTATCGCCAACGAAAAGCTGGAAGGTTTCCCGCCACAAGACGAAGTTCGCACATGCTTTGTCGAGCACAATCAGGGCGAGGACGCCGATCTCAGCATCCTCGAATACGTTTCTAAAGATCCTAAGATCTCCGACCAGGGCAAGGAACACATCAGCGAAGTCCTGCTGGAGTTCGGTTTCACCGATGGACCCGAAGGACGTCAATCTCAGCCGGTTGGCTCGCTATCCGGTGGTTGGAAGATGAagctggctctggcccgCGCGATGCTCATGAAAGCGGacgtgctgctgctggacgAGCCGACTAACCATCTCGACGTGGCCAATGTGAAATGGCTGCAGGACTACCTCAAGCAACACACCGACATCACCAGTCTGATCGTCAGTCACGATTCTGGTTTCTTGGATGAGGTCTGCACCGATATCTACCACtacgagggcaagaagctcGTCAACTACGTGGGCAACCTTGCCGAGTAAGTGACATTGATTCGTTAACTACTGTCCAAATTGTGTGCTAACTGTACGATAGCTTCGTCAAGGTCAAACCTGAGGCCAGTAGTTACTACACTCTGTCCTCATCCAACGTGCAGTTCAAGTTCCCTCCTCCGGGCATCTTGGCCGGTATCAAGTCTCAGACTCGCTCCATTCTCCGGATGACCAACTGCTCGTACACTTATCCCGGTGCCCCGCGTCCGTCTCTCAGTGAGGCCTCGCtgtcgctgtcgctgtcCTCCCGTGTCGCCATTATCGGCGGTAACGGTGCTGGCAAATCGACCTTCATCAAAATGCTGACCGGTGAAACGATCCCCCAGACTGGTAAGGTTGAGAAACATCCCAATCTCCGTATGGGATACATCAAGCAGCACGCTCTGGAGCACGTGGAGATGCACTTGGAGAAGACCCCAAGCCAGTATCTTCAGTGGCGATATGCCAACGGGGATGACCGCGAGGTGTTCCTGAAGCAAACGCGTATCCTAACTGATGCCGACAAGGCTCAATTGGAGACGCCTATTGATCTGGGTGATGGTCGTGGAGGCCGTCGCATCGAGGCGTTGATCGGTCGCCAAAAATGGAAGAAGTCATTCCAGTACGAAGTGTGAGTCGACGCATCTTCCCTTTTCACTCTGTCCATCACTGACAATGTCCAGGAAATGGATTGGGCTGCTTCCCAAATACAACACCATGATTTCCCGCGAGACGCTCTTGGATCGGGGATTCTTCAAGATGGTCCAAGAGTTTGATGACCACGAGGCGTCCCGCGAAGGCTTGGGTTTCCGCATCCTTGACCCCAAGACCATCTCCAAGCACTTTGAGGATGTTGGTCTGGACCCCGAGATCGCCAATCACAATGAGATCTCCGGTCTGTCCGGTGGACAGAAGGTGAAGGTTGTGCTGGCCGGCGCGATGTGGAACAACCCGCATCTGCTGGTTCTTGACGAGCCGACTAATTTCTTGGACCGTGACTCGCTAGGTGGCCTAGCTGTGGCCATCCGTGACTTCAAGGGCGGTGTGGTCATGATCTCTCACAACGAGGAGTTCGTGGGCGCCCTCTGCCCGGAGCAGCTGCACATCGCCGAGGGACGTATTGTCAGCCGTACCAACACGGCGGTTTCTCTCGATCGCTTCGAGGACAGCGCCACTAACTCGCCGTCTGCCCCCGGCACTCCTGCGGGCGCCTCTGCCAACACCAGCGCTGCTGCGTCGGCCGTCAActccggcgccgaggatACCGGCGACCTCAAGTTCCGtgccaagaagaagaagaagatgacccGCGCCCAGCTGAAGGACCGTGaggtccgccgccgcctgcggTACATTGAATGGTTGAACTCGCCCAAGGGTACCCCGAAGCCCATCGATACGGACGATGAGGCGTAAATCTTTTTGTCCGTCACACGATAATAATTCTTTTGGTTCACTTTCGTTTCGTGATATCCTTGCATGATGACGAGTCCATACGATGTGATTCTTCGGTCCTTGTTCGTGGGAACTGCGTGGAAATTGATAGACGGCGTTTAGGTCTGTTGTTTTATGATTTGGTATATATAGCTTCTTCTCTTGGATACTGCATCATCATTCCGATAGTAGAGTCATCGGTTGAATCGCAAAAGTTGTGTTTATTTCTTCCCTATTGCTCTGCTCGTAGCTCGTATACTTCCTTCGTGGACACGCAATGATCGCCGCAAGCAGGGTGAGGTCCGTGCACGCCCGTCGGCTCCCCTGGGCCTGGCCGGATCGGCACTCccatctttcttcatcatctgtTCTTCGCAACGTGCCCACCACTGTTCTCGCGTGGCCCATTTGCAACTGCTGATAGAATGCGTGCGGCGCATTTGCGATGAGCTATGGCTTCCCCACCTGCCAATGCGGCCGGGTCCTGGTCCTCGAGCGGCGGATCATTGTCCCCGCGAAATAAGTCCCGATGGCCCAAGTCGCGCAGCAAGGGTTACACCTCGCTACAAGATACTCCTTCAGATGAGGATCCTGAAGCAATAGCAGACGACCGCTCccatcctcaacctcatGCCGAAGACGGTGCAATACGTGGCGATAACGCCGGTACAACACCGGCCAGCGGAGACGAATCCTCGAGCGATGACGACGCCAATGTGAAGTTATTGCCGAACAAAAAACAACTTTCTTCCAATGCGCGATCGTCAAGCCAACAGACACCCGCGACagcagacgaagaaggccaaTTTATTGACGTACCTCGCGAACAACGCAATGTGGGCGATCGCATCGAACGACTTCTCAAGGCGGAACGGAACGCGTTGTCGGATTCATTCAATACAGACCTTGAAGACGCAGACTCATTGGATAATTCGCTCATCCTcagcgacgatgaagatgacgggTCTAGTGTGCCATTGGATAAGGGTGACCGAGACAAATGGGAAAGGCAGAAGCGCATCAACCGGGGTTACTGTGGCTCTGTCTGGAAGAGATGTTTCCGGGTGCAATCGTGGTGGCAGATTTTTGTCTTGATCTCGATTGGTCTGGTCGTGATGTGGCTCGCAGTGAAGGGTCTAGGAAGGTTCCGCCGTGGAAAGGCGGCAGCGGAATATGTAAGCTCTCTTTGGGTCTTTTGTGGCCAATAATCCAGATACTGACAGTCTCCCAGCGGCCTCTGCCCTGGTATCCAGCTCC carries:
- a CDS encoding uncharacterized protein (ID:PFLUO_002782-T1.cds;~source:funannotate); translated protein: MPHTVESPAMPTVVDKTPSAVPPTVDEIGSLINTIFSADTSQQSLDGSYALTNLLIQSVGCAGLLNYNVVAEAKKAAADKKNGAKRESAMLIIGALFERFPREHPLSEVVFLLHDGGMLNVALDALADKGTVVRDSAQYAIDALFASLSPEAMINALLPALQQYIGKGSGKWQGFVGAYKLLEKMAVKAQIGNGSKEEELQKDLLREAMGKTLKELIPIVESGMHDLKPEVAKQSTKTMTALTTLLSNDDVAPRIPLLIKTMEQPSEKTLQNAIHALSQTTFVAIVTSPVLALLTPLLERSLNSPRTPQETLRQTVVVVENLTKLVHDPAEARTFLPKLQPGVKSVKDRASLPEVRELATRALDVIEKAMADNEVASGSIVKTTPEDVLAVLSPKIQEHGGLRGFGDAKFHDLVKSFIAGMVREDVNCRMHNRIPACIGPYLRGLVADNQSDAIAEAVQAHFIEEDHRKFGKPVQEDPNAVEIVNADFSLAYGGMLLLSHTNLRLLKGHRYGLCGRNGCGKSTLMRSIANEKLEGFPPQDEVRTCFVEHNQGEDADLSILEYVSKDPKISDQGKEHISEVLLEFGFTDGPEGRQSQPVGSLSGGWKMKLALARAMLMKADVLLLDEPTNHLDVANVKWLQDYLKQHTDITSLIVSHDSGFLDEVCTDIYHYEGKKLVNYVGNLADFVKVKPEASSYYTLSSSNVQFKFPPPGILAGIKSQTRSILRMTNCSYTYPGAPRPSLSEASLSLSLSSRVAIIGGNGAGKSTFIKMLTGETIPQTGKVEKHPNLRMGYIKQHALEHVEMHLEKTPSQYLQWRYANGDDREVFLKQTRILTDADKAQLETPIDLGDGRGGRRIEALIGRQKWKKSFQYEVKWIGLLPKYNTMISRETLLDRGFFKMVQEFDDHEASREGLGFRILDPKTISKHFEDVGLDPEIANHNEISGLSGGQKVKVVLAGAMWNNPHLLVLDEPTNFLDRDSLGGLAVAIRDFKGGVVMISHNEEFVGALCPEQLHIAEGRIVSRTNTAVSLDRFEDSATNSPSAPGTPAGASANTSAAASAVNSGAEDTGDLKFRAKKKKKMTRAQLKDREVRRRLRYIEWLNSPKGTPKPIDTDDEA